In Dromiciops gliroides isolate mDroGli1 chromosome 5, mDroGli1.pri, whole genome shotgun sequence, the following are encoded in one genomic region:
- the LOC122730045 gene encoding cytochrome c oxidase subunit 7C, mitochondrial-like, which translates to MFGQSLCRFSTSLVGRSHYEEGPGKNLPFSIENKWRLLAMVTVYFGSGFAAPFYILRHQMLKK; encoded by the coding sequence ATGTTTGGGCAGAGCTTATGCAGGTTCTCCACCTCCTTGGTTGGCAGGAGCCACTATGAGGAGGGCCCAGGAAAGAACCTTCCCTTTTCAATAGAAAACAAATGGCGGTTGCTGGCAATGGTAACTGTGTACTTTGGATCTGGATTTGCTGCACCTTTCTATATATTAAGACATCAGATGCTTAAGAAATAA